The sequence ATTTTCGTTCCTACCCAGCAACAAATCCAACACCTGAAGATGATAATAATCCTTCTGAAAGTATATGCATGGGATAAGCCATCTTTCCAGAGATATTCATTTATTAACTCACAAAGCAAGAGAGTAGTACAGTACAGTGTATCATGCAACTCAAAAGCATACAAAATATCACAACAAATAGAGAAATGTTAATAAACCCCAAATGTCATTACGGTCTGATTTCTGAAAACTTTAATATGGCCAAGGAAAATCAAATGGGAACGAAAGTATTAGATCccccagcttcttcttcttcttcatcgtctgaAATGCACTTTATTTGTCAGCCCCCAAGTGTTCATCTTAACCACCTATATCACATCAACATGTTACTCTCAGAGTTTAACATCGCAAGccagaggaagaaaaagaaagcagtAGGAGAATTTCGTATGCATAGAAGACAGAACATCACTACCCTAGAGCTTCACATTACAGAGAAATAAGAACCATAACCAGGATCTCAGTCATTCCTAGACATGACAAACCACCATCCAGAATCTTCAAGTGGCCAAAAACTTAGCAAAAGTGCCTACGATAATCTAATCTAGTACCCAGGACTGAGGATCTTATTCGTTTCCCTTAGAGGACTTCTACACAGAATAGCAATCCAACCAGTACAATAATGCTTCAAACTGACAAAGAACTCAGCAATGGCGCATCTGCTTATTGCTTTATTATAACTGATACAGAAGCTAAATTAAATCCACAAGGTCTCTAgataaaatctttaaagtatTTCCATTTTCGAAAGCCCACAAAGAAAACACAGAGCTTTTCCAGTGATCACTGATCACACATGTAGCTAACCTAAGGAAAACAACAGAAGTGGTCTACTGATTCTCATCAATACATGGACGAACGAAAGCTGTATTGGCTTTTCTAAGTAAACAACAAGCAATACCATCGCTATCCAAGAGGACTAAACTAAGAAAGAAGCTCTCAGAGAAAGCAGATCAAATAACCTAAGTAGAGAAGGAACACAAACCTGAGGGACACAAAAGAGATATAAAAGCTGATCATGAGGAAGGAACTGTAGCTTTCTCGACGACCTTCTTGTCGCGTCTTTCCATAGCTACATCCCATTCATCGTGGCCGATGTGCTTAGGCTGCTCAATCccaaattcaaaaatcaaatcatcaacCCAAAATTGCTCACTAAAACTTAATTAGATCAAATCGAGCAAACCCTAGGAGAGAGACGCAatgtaagaagaaaaagaggggGAAAAAATCTCATACACGGCCATGGTAAGCTTTGTGGATGTAGTACTGAGAATTTCCCGCGATGCATAGCATTCCACCGATGATTCCAAGAGGCAGCAACGCTTCTAGCCATACCAACgacatcttcttcgtcttctctagCTCCTTCCTTTTCCGTTTGTGATTTCTTTTCTGTGTTAAGATCCAAAATTAATGATTGAGAAATGAGAGcattttgaccccaaaaaaaaaaaagagagatgagagcACTACTACTGGACTCAATTGAGAAAACTTAATGGGCTTGTTGGGCTTTTCCTTAATCAAAACGTAAATCTTGAAGCCCAATACATCCCaataaaaacgttttttttcttcttttgattgtCTCTCAGTGGTAAGTGGTAACAACTCGATAACCCATCGTACCGTACTTTGTAGTAGCATGACTCCAAAGTTGGTACTTGGTACAAGACTACAAGTACATGCTTGGGTTTCACACTTCTACAGCTTCCCCTGGTAATAACACTTTAACCCCAACAAGCTCAAGGTGGTTGATGAAGGCACTAAGGTATAGTCTTTGGAAGCAATGTTTTATATAGAAGATCTTCAAAACCATTGATTTAAATGTGACTAAATCAAGCAACATATGAAGACATGTAAAACCAAACTCGCAAAGTACAAGTTGGTATTTAAAACACaagatacagaaaaaaaaattagaaaatatatatagagaatctATGAGTCGTTTTATCTGTCATATACGTTGTAGATTCGAATCtctatttattaatatttgtttgacACGTTTTGTAGAACGTTAAAGTCATATTCTGCATGAAGAAAGTAACGCTGCGGACAGACCGGAAATTATGGTCATAAAAGCCGCGAAAAGAAAAGTAGGGTTTTGGTTGTAAAAACACGTGACTCTAGGGTTAGATTCGAAACAAAGTAACTAAAAACGGGTGAAAATGGTTAAATATAGTAGTCTCATAACCTATGCAATTATTTTGTTCGTAAACAAGAACTTCtttgataattttttcttttaactatttTCACAAGAGCAAAAAAGAATGCGGATGTTGGCTTTACAATTTTATGGGTGTTTTATGAGTTATTTAGAGCAAATTCTACTAAATGTATTTGCACTGATAAGAGATGAATGATAGCAAACCAAATAAAGATTGAATGATAATGATGGTTAAAGATAAGTATTCACAAAAGATGTTTGACAAAATCCGACGTTCGTCTTCGGtaagtttctcttttgttttgttttgttcttttgtgttccaaacttttttcttgttcttttatttatttacacacacacacacacacaaattaaaCCCTCCTTTAATCGAATGCTCCTGTGACGACTCTGTTtacttcttccttctcttcctcggcaacaacaaccaacaacacCCTTCTCCTCCTCACTCTATCCcgcaaaatctctctctctcttcttcttcgtcttcgtctttttaatttctaatagCCGCAAAGCACACAAGCCACCAAGCATGTCTGGTCTGTATAATTACAACTTCTCACCTTCTAGAGCCGCTTCTCCCCAGATTAGAACTACCTCCGATGTTGACAGGTGTTTCTCTTTCGACTTCTCCTCCCTCTCTCTTATTGCTTCTTTGGTTAAATCTCttatctctttttcctttttttttttttggtgttgctGCTTGTCTTCTGTAGTCAATACTTATCTCAATTGTTAGCAGAGCATCAAAAGCTTGGACCTTTCATGCAAGTGTTACCCATATGTAGCCGACTCTTAAATCAAGGTCTCACTCTTCTCATTTCTTCCTTCTTAGATctacaatttgttttttctattgaAGTTGATGTTTCCTGTATATTTATCTTGATTATGCAGCATTTCTCTCTTTGATGACTTGTCCTAATACTCTCAGTCTGAATCACATAATTGGATCTTTgctcatatttaaaaaaatcacagtACTTTTTATCAGCTCTCGATAGTTCATGCTCCTGATGCTTTTTAGTTGTATTAGCTCAGTTAAAAAAGGTGTCTTCTCTGGTCAGATAATGGAGATAGGCATTATTGGTGTTTTATGTGGCTTTGGTTTGattgcttatgttgttttggtCGTAAAGCTTCCAACTCTGTTAACTATATTCAAAtgtaaagtaaaattaaaagatgatCAAGCTGACTGCTACATATTTACAGTCCAAGTGGGTGATATGATCTctgtttaattttgtaaatcCTGAAGTTACATGTTGTTCTGTCTTTCTTACTCGTTACTGATTGGTATCATGGcattctcttattttctttctcttttggttatGCAGAAATTTTCCGGGTCTCCGGAGTGATGCCCAACCAAGGGTTTACCGATTTTGATAGGTTGAGGCATCGAAGTCCTAGTCCAATGGCTTCACCAAGTCTTATGTCTAATGTTCCCGGTGCTGGATTAAGTGGTTGGAATGGTCTTCCACCAGAGGTAGCCAGATTTCTTACAAACTGTGTTTTGTCAGAGGTTCTCTTTATCTGTTTGTTTAAGAAGCGTCCTTTTCATCCTCCATCATCTTAATAGAACATAGAAAATTTCTTAACTGAGGGTTGTGGGGTTGAAACCCACTTGCACATGAAATATGTAGGGATGGCTCATGTATTCTTTTGTTGGAAAAGCCTAATATTCCTACTGCAAGGAATATAAGGTATGAGTTTAGTACTCCATCTCCTTGTTTGAATATGTGGTGCCATCTGTAGCCTTTAGTCATTACACGTTCAAGAGTTAAAAGTTTGGGTCTTTGTATGCCTGAAAAATAATGGTGTAGTCTTTACTGTCTAGCTATAGAAAAAAATCCTCGGGAGCTCCAAGTAgaacctttttttcttcttgtagagACCCTGTGAACCCTTAAACTATACTGGGTTGGTAAACCAAGTTTCAGTTCCAGGAACTATTCTAAAAATCTAAGATTTATATTTCTTGTAGAGAATAGGTGGTCCTCATGGAATGGCAATGGAGTGGCAAGGTGCGCCTGCTAGCCCAAGTTCATACACAGTGAAGCGTATCTTGCGTTTAGATCTTCCAGTTGATACCTATCCGAATGTAAGTTTTgccgaattttttttttctttttgagacaATGGAAGTAAGGTGATATAAgcattgttttgcttttggttgTTAGTTCAATTTTGTGGGAAGGCTTCTTGGTCCTAGAGGGAACTCATTGAAGCGAGTGGAAGCAACTACTGGTTGCCGTGTGTTTATTAGAGGGAAAGGATCAATTAAGGATCCTGACAAAGTAAGGGATGCCTACCATTTGTTCTGTTTCCCAACCATCTTTATCAAagattttgttcatattttgctTTTATATGTTTGTTGCTAGGAAGAGAAACTGAAAGGGAAGCCTGGCTATGAGCATCTCAATGAGCAGCTGCATATTCTCATTGAGGCTGATCTTCCTATTGATATTGTGGAATTAAAGCTGCGGCAGGCCCAAGAAATTATCGAGGAGTTGGTCAAACCTGTGGTGCGTCTTTTTAACATACTTTGtcattttatttatgaaagGCCACATTGCTTTGAAGTTTGGCAACAAgttcatcaatggtttttttgtttattttctgtgGTAAATGCCTGTTTTAAGTATTAGTTAGGCAAGGTTTTAAGTTCCCAAATATAGAAGTCTCAGTTTTTGGGTAGAATGTAGTAACTAGGGAGGTGGTAACAGACCTTTCCACCTTATGACGTGACCACATAACATGCTTTGAATTCTTTTTACAGGATGAGTCACAGGATTACATCAAGAGGCAGCAGTTGCGAGAGCTCGCGTTGCTGAATTCAAACTTGAGAGAAAACAGCCCAGGGCCAAGCGGTAGCATCTCTCCTTTCAATTCAAATGCAATGAAACGCCCAAAAACAGGGCGCTAAGACTTAGCCATTGAGAGATACTGATAAAAAGGTATTGTGTATATGTGTATAACTAGCCTAATGGTGTTGGTTGCGTCTGCTCTTGGTTCTCCTGCTTACCATCTTGATCTGCACTGATGCTAAAAAGCACATTGCACCAAGAGAAGTCCCATGTTTTCCTACTTAACCAGAGATTGATGCATTGTAACCATTAAGATAGATAATGTGGATTTATTCATGTGTTGAAGTAATTGTATTCTTGATTCTGGAATGTTGATCTAGTAATATATTATTTGGGGATAGAAGCCTACCAATTCAGGAGGAGAATCAAAATGTAATCTTCTGATTTTAGGTAGCATTAAGTTGTCTTTTGGTTAGCAAGTTGAGtacagaggagagagagagtacaaGACCAAACAACAGAGATCATtacataaaactatttttttctgcaaaaaGACATTAACCATGTTGTGTACTAATTTCTGAATCGGGCCATTGGGGTTGGTGAAGTAGTTGACTACATGACACGTGGTACTCAGAGACAGGTTTAGGTTTCACTGTGAAAATTGCGCCCGActgattttttaattgtttgttttgtaagaaaagaaagaaaaggttttattTTAAGAAAGTTGGACGAGATTCCCAAATTTTTCACCAGAGTGTGACTCGTGATTCCGTCTAAATATCTTCAGATTTCAGATCTCAGATCTCTCAGCTCATCACGAATCTTTCCTCCACTCTCGCGAGTACAGAGGAGATGGCGGCTATGGTGGCAAAGCTTCGTTTATCGGCGAAACCGGATCAGAGCAGTGTGCGATTGCCAAAAGTGATCAACCTCTCCCGCGATCCAATCACTAAAGTCTCGTTTCCACGAAATGGATCGGTTTCTTCACTTTACACCAACACCTCTTCTCCAAACCTAACGTTTCCAAGCGCCGGAGGTGGTGCTGGAAACATAGGTAATCACGGCGGTGgaagcggaggaggaggaggttatGGAGGTTCAGGGggtgaagcagaagaagaaggatcgtCTTCATGGGGACCAATAGGGATGTTCTTACAAGGATGGAGATCACGAGTTGCAGCTGATTCTCAATTCCCTTTCAAGGTACTAATGGAGATGCTAGTTGGAGTTAGCGCCAATGTGCTTGGTGACATGGCTTCACGCCCTAACTTCGGATTGAACGAGCTAGACTTCGTCTTCTCCACGCTCGTTGTAGGTTCGATTCTCAATTTCACACTCATGTACCTCTTAGCTCCCTCTGCAGTATCTCATGGCTCCTCCAATTTGCTGCCTGGAATCTTTAGAAGCTGTCCTTCCAGCCATATGTTTGAACAGGGTAGCTTCACAGTTATGAACCGTTTTGGGACTCTTGTATACAAAGGAATGGTTTTTGCAACCGTGGGATTAGCTGCAGGTCTTGTTGGAACTGCCATCTCTAATGGGCTGGTtaagctgaggaagaagatggaccCAAGTTTCGAAACGCCAAACAAGCCGCCTCCTACGCTGTTGAATTCTTTGACTTGGGCAACGCATATGGGAGTGAGCGCTAACGTGAGGTACCAAACGTTGAATGGAGCTGAGTTCTTGCTGGAAAAGTCGTTGCCGCCATTGGTGTTTAAGACAGGTGTGATAGCTTTGAGGGTTGTGAACAATGTTTTGGGAGGAATGTCGTTTGTTGTATTGGCGAGGATGACTGGATCACAGTCGGtgttggaggaggagaagacagAGATGtcagagaaggagaaggatgaTTGAAATCTCTTATAgagcttttttgtttgttgctatGTTGTTACTGTTGTTGATAGGTAGAAGGCACAAGTGGCATCATCTTCTTGAGTTGAAACCTTTTTACACGTACGTTCTTACAGAAGCAAAATACATTTGTTCTGGTGTGTCTAATACTTGTATGCGATTGGTAGGGTCAAGTTTGTTGTTTTCTGTATCAACATAACcgagaaataaattttaaaaacaagttaTTTACTTCATTTTTGACAAACCAAAGAACAGCTAGTAGCCGAACATAGGAAttaaagcaaagaagaaacttaaaaagcagtggaagaagaagtaatTAAGATGGTCTCATGAGTCAACATTTTATCAGAAGGATTGAACTGAGAGAGGTATATCGGAAACTGCttatagattgttttttttagcTTCAAAAGTGGAAATATCTACTGGTGTGGTGTGGTTCACACTTGATGTTCATGTCCCACATGAAAATGCTTGATACTCTTTTCGCAGGATGAGTGAGGAGTCATTACACCAAGAAGCAGCGAGAGCTCACTTTGCTGAAGTCCAACAGTATGGGGGCCAAGCGGTAGTGTCTCCCCTTTGAATTCTAATGCAATGAGATCCCCTAAAAACAGGACGCTAAACAGAGTATTAGATACCGAGAcaaaagtttgtttgtttgtatgtcGGTAGAGGAAAACGTTAAAGacgaaagaaagaaagtgaaaaatagCGGTAGTATATGATGGTTGACGCATCGTAAACCATTAAGATGCATTCTTTGGATTTATTCATGTTGTGCTATTAATATTGGCGAAAAAAAGTTGAATCATTCATCTAATAAAAAGAACATTGAAAGTTCAATgctaatatttttcaaaagattAGTGTgagtataaaagaaaaagaaaaaatcaacaatggTGGTGGTCAGCTAAATATGTTTAGTTTAAGTTGGTGAAGTAGTTGAGTGATGCGGGCACGTGGGGGCTCGGAAACAGCTTTAGTTTCGCACGTGTGAAATGGGCCgattgattttgattgtttgtaaaataaaaaaactagggttttaaAGCGTAGATGATGAGGTTACACACAAACACTTGagctctctttcttcttcctcctccgtcCTACAGATTCATAACGAAGCCATTTTCGATTTCTCGGAGAGGATCACAGATCTTTTCGTCCATTAACGGCCATTCTCGATAAAGATGGCGGCTATGGCAGCGAAGCTTCAAATATCGGCGAAATCGGATCAGAGCAGTGTTCGATTGCCTAGAGTGATCAACCTCTCACGCGATCTGACGACTAGAGTCTCGTTTCCAAGACAAGGATCGGTTTGTTCACTCCACACTAATTTCTCTTCTCCAAAACTCGCGGTTCCATGCGCCGGAGGCGGTGATGGTGGCGGAAGCATCGGTAATCACGGCGGTGGAAGCGGCGgcgaaggaggaggagatggtGGTTACGGAGGTTCAGGCGGTGAAGCTGGAGAAGAATCGTCTCCATGGGGACCAATTGGGATGTTCTTACAAGGATGGAGATCACGAGTTGCAGCTGATCCTCAGTTCCCGTTTAAGGTACTAATGGAGGAGATTGTAGGACTTAGCGCTTGTGTTCTCGGTGATATGGCGTCACGCCCTAACTTCGGATTGAACGAGCTCGATTTCGTCTTCTCCACTCTCGTTGTAGGTTCGATTCTCAATTTCGTACTCATGTATCTGTTAGCTCCCACTGCAGCTACTCTTGGCTCCTCACAGACCTTGCCTGGAATCTTTAGAAACTGTCCATCTAGCCATATGTTTGAACAGGGTAGTTTCACCCTTATGAACCGTTGTGGGACTCTTGTGTACAAAGGAATGGTTTTTGCGACTGTGGGGTTAGCTGCAGGTCTTGTTGGAACCGCTATCTCTAATGGTTTGATCatgctgaggaagaagatggaccCGGGCTTCGAAACGCCGAACAAACCGCCGCCTACTGTGTTGAATTCTTTAACTTGGGCAACGCATATGGGAGTGAGCGCCAATGTGAGGTACCAGACGTTGAATGGGATTGAGTTCTTGCTGGCCAAGGTGTTGCCGCCATTGGTGTTTAAGACCGGTGTAGTGGTTTTAAGGTGTGCGAACAATGTTGCTGGTGGAATGTCGTTTGTTATATTGGCGAGGATGACTGGATCACAGTCTGTGGAGGAGAAGATAGAGATGTCAGAGAtttcagagaaagagaaggatgaTTGAATCTCATCTTAGTCTTTTTGAGGTTTTAGTTCCTCTGTGTGTTTCCGTCCGTTCATAGGTATTTCCGTCCATTTTCCGCAATACGACTTTAGTTCTggtttgtgtttgaataaaTAAGATGAGAATCCCTTCTTATTAGGTCCATCCTAATGATTTGGATGTCATTGTTAGGCCAAGTTTGCTTTTTCATTATCTACCATGAATATAAACTCAATAAAAGGGTTATACAAATAAGAATTGAATGATTTGTTTCTCGGACATTAACTTATTTTATGTCAGAGAAAATTTTCTGCTTACTATTCTAAGAAAACTGGTAGAAGCAAATGACGTGGTGacgcttgttgttgttggtagaCAAAAGTTGCGGTCAAAGTAAACACAAGACTTGATCAGTTTTAATGGACTACGTAACTAATGATGCGTCTTTCATTATGACGGCGTCAACTAATACAAAATGGGTTTATTGTGTGTAATTggacagatgatgatgatgattgtcaAGAAAACGAGAACCACTTGCAAAACTTGACCAATAAGTTTCGTGTTGTTTTGGCCATTCTTGGTAAATCGCACCcttcataagaaaaataaaataagcaaTCTATGGTCAAAAGTGTTGTTACATTCCAGTAGATTAGAGCTGAAGAAAGCCCCCATCTACTT comes from Camelina sativa cultivar DH55 chromosome 19, Cs, whole genome shotgun sequence and encodes:
- the LOC104764549 gene encoding NADH dehydrogenase [ubiquinone] 1 alpha subcomplex subunit 1, translated to MSLVWLEALLPLGIIGGMLCIAGNSQYYIHKAYHGRPKHIGHDEWDVAMERRDKKVVEKATVPSS
- the LOC104764551 gene encoding KH domain-containing protein At3g08620, yielding MSGLYNYNFSPSRAASPQIRTTSDVDSQYLSQLLAEHQKLGPFMQVLPICSRLLNQEIFRVSGVMPNQGFTDFDRLRHRSPSPMASPSLMSNVPGAGLSGWNGLPPERIGGPHGMAMEWQGAPASPSSYTVKRILRLDLPVDTYPNFNFVGRLLGPRGNSLKRVEATTGCRVFIRGKGSIKDPDKEEKLKGKPGYEHLNEQLHILIEADLPIDIVELKLRQAQEIIEELVKPVDESQDYIKRQQLRELALLNSNLRENSPGPSGSISPFNSNAMKRPKTGR
- the LOC104764550 gene encoding protein RETICULATA-RELATED 2, chloroplastic-like; this translates as MAAMVAKLRLSAKPDQSSVRLPKVINLSRDPITKVSFPRNGSVSSLYTNTSSPNLTFPSAGGGAGNIGNHGGGSGGGGGYGGSGGEAEEEGSSSWGPIGMFLQGWRSRVAADSQFPFKVLMEMLVGVSANVLGDMASRPNFGLNELDFVFSTLVVGSILNFTLMYLLAPSAVSHGSSNLLPGIFRSCPSSHMFEQGSFTVMNRFGTLVYKGMVFATVGLAAGLVGTAISNGLVKLRKKMDPSFETPNKPPPTLLNSLTWATHMGVSANVRYQTLNGAEFLLEKSLPPLVFKTGVIALRVVNNVLGGMSFVVLARMTGSQSVLEEEKTEMSEKEKDD
- the LOC104764552 gene encoding protein RETICULATA-RELATED 3, chloroplastic, encoding MAAMAAKLQISAKSDQSSVRLPRVINLSRDLTTRVSFPRQGSVCSLHTNFSSPKLAVPCAGGGDGGGSIGNHGGGSGGEGGGDGGYGGSGGEAGEESSPWGPIGMFLQGWRSRVAADPQFPFKVLMEEIVGLSACVLGDMASRPNFGLNELDFVFSTLVVGSILNFVLMYLLAPTAATLGSSQTLPGIFRNCPSSHMFEQGSFTLMNRCGTLVYKGMVFATVGLAAGLVGTAISNGLIMLRKKMDPGFETPNKPPPTVLNSLTWATHMGVSANVRYQTLNGIEFLLAKVLPPLVFKTGVVVLRCANNVAGGMSFVILARMTGSQSVEEKIEMSEISEKEKDD